A genomic window from Ruminiclostridium cellulolyticum H10 includes:
- the rbfA gene encoding 30S ribosome-binding factor RbfA: MADRIVRISEEVKKEISNIIQNDIKDPRLPSMVSIVSCSVTKDLRYAKVYVSVFGNDEQKKNAISALKSAAGFIRRELGHRVQLRYTPEIHFELDTSIEHGFHINKLLDDAKKEFTE, from the coding sequence ATGGCAGACAGAATAGTTAGGATATCAGAAGAAGTTAAAAAAGAAATAAGCAATATAATACAAAATGACATAAAGGATCCAAGACTTCCAAGTATGGTTAGCATAGTTTCATGCAGTGTAACCAAGGATTTAAGATATGCAAAAGTGTATGTAAGTGTTTTTGGAAACGATGAACAAAAGAAAAACGCCATAAGTGCTTTAAAAAGTGCGGCAGGTTTCATCAGACGTGAGCTGGGGCATAGAGTTCAGCTAAGGTATACACCAGAGATACACTTTGAACTTGATACATCTATTGAACATGGTTTTCATATTAACAAGCTTCTTGATGACGCAAAAAAGGAATTTACAGAATAA
- a CDS encoding DHH family phosphoesterase gives MEKGLIKAIETAESIAIFPHTSADGDAIGSSLALALALKKTGKKVIVYMEESIPDTYKFLPGSELAVFISENDDIMGLNIALDTGDTARLASRAALFFKAPATINIDHHITNTKFAQYNHVDASAASTGELVFLLLKEMNYEIDADMAKCLYTAIVTDTGGFKYGNTTAETHRTAAELLSTGIDVADLSQKLFDNTTFVKLKLTQKAIELLELYENDLLAVTVITQDVLQSTGAKDEDCDGLVNIGRSIEGVEVSVLIKEKSTNEIRVNLRSKTYVDVSEIAAAFGGGGHKRAAGCTIKGRITDVKEQLINTIKDKLKRR, from the coding sequence ATGGAAAAAGGATTAATAAAAGCAATTGAAACGGCAGAAAGCATAGCAATTTTTCCCCATACCTCTGCCGATGGTGATGCAATAGGTTCATCCCTTGCTTTAGCTTTAGCATTAAAGAAAACCGGCAAAAAGGTAATTGTGTATATGGAAGAAAGTATACCTGATACCTACAAATTCTTGCCTGGTAGTGAGCTTGCGGTGTTTATCAGCGAAAATGACGATATTATGGGGCTAAATATTGCACTAGATACAGGTGATACGGCGAGACTTGCGTCAAGAGCAGCACTCTTTTTTAAAGCTCCGGCTACTATAAATATAGATCATCATATTACAAATACAAAGTTTGCTCAGTATAACCATGTTGATGCTTCAGCCGCATCAACAGGTGAACTTGTATTTTTGCTTCTTAAAGAAATGAACTATGAAATTGATGCGGATATGGCTAAATGTCTTTATACTGCCATTGTAACAGATACAGGTGGTTTTAAGTATGGCAATACAACTGCTGAAACTCATAGGACAGCAGCAGAGCTGCTTTCAACAGGTATAGATGTTGCGGACCTTTCACAGAAATTATTTGACAATACAACTTTTGTAAAGCTCAAGCTTACCCAGAAAGCAATTGAGCTTTTGGAACTATATGAAAATGACTTGTTGGCTGTTACCGTTATAACACAGGATGTTTTGCAGTCAACAGGTGCCAAAGATGAAGACTGTGATGGACTTGTAAACATAGGAAGGTCTATTGAAGGAGTAGAGGTATCGGTTCTTATAAAAGAAAAGAGTACTAATGAAATCCGAGTAAATCTAAGGTCAAAAACATATGTAGATGTTTCAGAAATTGCAGCTGCCTTTGGAGGCGGTGGACATAAAAGGGCTGCCGGGTGTACAATAAAAGGCAGAATTACAGATGTTAAAGAGCAATTGATTAACACTATAAAGGATAAGCTTAAACGGAGATAA
- the hypF gene encoding carbamoyltransferase HypF, with protein MTGYRIIITGIVQGVGFRPFIFNLAERFGMKGWVGNTDSNVIIEIDSDFQKVVDFINEIKKSAPVLSRIKSIEYKDIVYQGFKNFEIRHSQKNSKGPVFISPDVATCCDCLREMKDKSDRRYRYPFINCTNCGPRFTIIKNIPYDRDNTTMKYFEMCENCRQEYTKPSDRRYHTQPVSCHECGPHLSIADETGKIMREIQSSRECITFTADLVKKGNIVAVKGIGGYHLACDGLNKKAVDRLRTRKHRDDKPFAVMAKDLRTAEKYCKINYVEKNILTSTASPIVLLEKKDGVILPESLAHLNRYLGVMLPYTPVHHLLFEEKGFPELLVMTSGNLSNEPIFYKDEEAVEGLQGIADAYLTNNREIYIRTDDSVTRVFNAKEYIIRRARGHVPNPVSINVHELLDMDKTIEIPSVLACGGELKNVFCLNKGKNFYLSHHIGDLENESTNIAFRNGIEHFKRLFDISPQLIAYDLHPNYYSSQYALKQRYVEKVSIQHHKAHIASCMAENKLKGDVIGVSFDGTGYGEDGNIWGGEFFTGGYYGFRRAGHLAYVMMPGSDSAVRHPWRMALSYLYASVQGVPDKVMEITNKLPAFMDRSKEEIIFTIKMLEKRINSPFTSSMGRFFDAVSALLGIKTNISYEGQAAIELEYYADLSCTDPYLFDIEKTVFEESFTINTGCTIKQIVDDILAGKGLGYISSRFHTTIAHIVLEGCLNIRSRKGLKNVVLSGGVFQNITLLKMTVDSLEKQGFKVFIHSEVPSNDGGISLGQSIMAIAQMIKKRQVDFPALED; from the coding sequence ATGACGGGTTATAGGATTATTATAACGGGCATTGTACAAGGAGTAGGCTTCAGACCTTTCATTTTTAACCTGGCAGAAAGGTTTGGAATGAAAGGTTGGGTAGGCAACACTGACAGCAACGTAATAATAGAGATTGATTCAGATTTTCAAAAGGTAGTTGACTTTATAAATGAAATTAAAAAATCGGCACCTGTCCTATCCAGAATAAAATCAATAGAATACAAAGACATAGTATATCAAGGCTTTAAGAATTTTGAAATCAGACACAGCCAAAAGAATTCCAAGGGGCCTGTTTTCATATCACCGGATGTTGCAACCTGCTGCGATTGTCTAAGAGAAATGAAAGATAAAAGTGACAGAAGATATAGGTATCCATTTATCAACTGTACAAACTGTGGTCCAAGGTTCACCATAATTAAGAATATTCCTTATGACAGGGATAATACCACAATGAAATATTTCGAAATGTGTGAAAATTGCAGGCAGGAGTACACAAAGCCTTCAGACAGACGGTATCACACACAGCCTGTATCTTGCCATGAATGCGGCCCCCATCTGAGTATAGCTGATGAAACAGGAAAAATAATGCGGGAAATACAATCAAGCAGAGAATGTATCACTTTTACAGCTGACTTGGTTAAAAAGGGTAATATTGTTGCTGTAAAAGGCATAGGCGGATATCACCTTGCTTGCGATGGATTGAACAAAAAAGCTGTTGACAGACTCAGGACCAGAAAACACAGGGATGACAAGCCTTTTGCAGTAATGGCAAAGGATTTAAGGACAGCTGAAAAGTATTGCAAAATCAACTATGTTGAAAAAAACATATTGACTTCAACTGCAAGTCCCATTGTCTTGCTTGAAAAAAAAGACGGTGTAATTCTACCTGAATCCTTAGCACATCTTAACAGGTACCTTGGGGTTATGTTGCCCTATACTCCTGTTCACCATTTATTGTTTGAGGAAAAAGGTTTTCCCGAGCTTCTGGTAATGACCAGCGGAAACTTGAGCAACGAACCGATTTTTTACAAGGACGAGGAAGCTGTGGAAGGACTTCAGGGAATTGCAGACGCTTACCTGACAAATAACAGGGAAATATATATAAGAACTGATGATTCCGTTACTAGAGTATTTAATGCTAAAGAATATATCATAAGAAGGGCGAGGGGCCATGTACCAAATCCTGTTTCCATAAATGTGCACGAATTACTGGATATGGATAAAACTATTGAAATACCGTCGGTACTTGCCTGTGGAGGAGAGCTTAAAAATGTTTTTTGCTTGAATAAAGGCAAAAACTTCTATTTAAGTCATCATATTGGGGATTTAGAAAATGAAAGTACTAATATTGCTTTTCGTAATGGGATTGAACACTTTAAGCGATTGTTTGATATATCACCCCAATTAATAGCATATGATCTTCACCCCAATTACTATTCATCTCAATACGCACTTAAGCAACGGTATGTTGAAAAAGTTTCCATACAGCATCATAAGGCACACATTGCCTCTTGTATGGCAGAAAATAAGCTAAAAGGTGATGTAATAGGAGTTTCCTTTGACGGAACAGGCTACGGTGAAGATGGAAACATATGGGGAGGAGAGTTTTTTACGGGAGGTTATTACGGCTTCCGTAGAGCCGGACATCTGGCTTATGTTATGATGCCTGGAAGTGATTCTGCCGTAAGACATCCTTGGCGTATGGCTTTAAGCTATTTGTATGCGTCAGTTCAGGGAGTACCTGATAAGGTAATGGAAATAACGAATAAGCTTCCGGCATTTATGGATAGAAGTAAGGAAGAGATAATTTTTACAATAAAAATGCTTGAAAAAAGAATAAATAGTCCGTTTACTTCAAGTATGGGTCGTTTTTTTGATGCGGTTTCGGCTTTACTTGGTATTAAAACAAATATCAGCTATGAAGGACAGGCCGCTATTGAACTGGAATACTATGCCGATTTGTCCTGCACCGACCCCTACCTTTTTGATATTGAAAAAACGGTATTTGAAGAAAGCTTTACAATTAACACAGGCTGTACCATTAAGCAGATTGTTGATGATATTCTGGCAGGAAAAGGTTTAGGTTACATCTCTTCCAGATTTCATACCACAATAGCCCATATTGTCCTTGAAGGATGTTTGAATATCAGAAGCAGGAAGGGTCTGAAGAATGTTGTTTTAAGCGGTGGAGTATTTCAAAACATAACGCTTCTTAAAATGACGGTGGATTCATTGGAAAAACAAGGTTTTAAGGTCTTTATCCATTCCGAAGTACCGTCAAACGATGGTGGAATATCATTGGGACAGTCGATAATGGCAATCGCACAAATGATCAAAAAGAGACAAGTTGACTTTCCAGCTCTTGAAGATTGA
- a CDS encoding bifunctional riboflavin kinase/FAD synthetase, translating to MQVINSNNSNNIFSCYTGVGLGNFDGLHIGHMALINTLIRESKLNGLSSVVYTFTRHTENILRKKLITPLLLTESKKIELLSETTLDYLYLDEFNEAFSRMSPEEFVIKILKSKLNIKLAVAGHDYRFGYKGEGDIPLLEQFGKKYGFKVVVIPPITCDNEIISSTSIRQSIINGNLETAYKLLGRNYSIIAEVVNGRRVGNTIGFPTANIHPEKYLVLPHNGVYITKTLLNGHLYNSMTNVGYNPTFEDVQQKTIETHIMDFHQDIYGEKIEVFFLKKIRDEKKFSNVEELIIQITKDMRVARDYLNIDS from the coding sequence ATGCAGGTTATTAATTCAAATAATTCTAACAATATATTCAGTTGCTATACTGGTGTCGGTCTTGGTAATTTTGACGGCTTGCATATCGGACATATGGCTCTTATTAACACATTAATAAGAGAATCGAAACTAAACGGACTATCATCGGTAGTATATACATTTACAAGACATACAGAAAATATACTAAGAAAAAAGCTTATTACACCTCTGTTACTTACAGAAAGTAAGAAAATAGAACTTTTAAGCGAAACTACCCTTGATTATCTGTATCTTGATGAGTTTAACGAAGCATTTTCAAGAATGTCTCCGGAAGAGTTTGTAATAAAAATTCTTAAAAGCAAACTTAATATAAAGCTGGCTGTAGCCGGACATGATTACAGGTTTGGTTATAAAGGTGAGGGTGATATACCCTTGCTAGAACAATTTGGAAAGAAATATGGCTTCAAGGTGGTCGTTATTCCGCCGATTACCTGTGATAATGAGATAATAAGCAGTACCAGCATTAGGCAATCCATTATAAACGGTAATCTTGAAACAGCTTATAAGCTGTTGGGAAGAAATTATTCAATAATAGCAGAAGTGGTAAATGGCAGGCGGGTAGGAAACACAATAGGATTTCCTACGGCAAATATTCATCCTGAAAAGTATCTTGTATTGCCACACAATGGAGTTTATATCACAAAAACACTTTTAAACGGACATCTATACAACAGTATGACAAATGTCGGCTATAATCCTACATTTGAGGATGTACAGCAGAAAACCATTGAGACACACATAATGGACTTTCATCAGGATATTTACGGAGAAAAAATTGAAGTGTTCTTTTTGAAAAAAATACGCGACGAAAAGAAATTCTCTAATGTTGAAGAGCTGATAATTCAGATAACAAAAGATATGAGGGTTGCAAGGGATTACTTAAACATAGACAGTTAG
- the hypD gene encoding hydrogenase formation protein HypD, producing the protein MRNYIDDFRDSEVISRIVQSLQGYSGPKLKIMEVCGTHTMAISRYGLRSLLPRQIELVSGPGCPVCVTPTSYIDSATELADSKNVIITTFGDMMRVPGNNSTLLHKKAQGSNVQMVYSPLNAVELARNNPDKEVVFLSVGFETTTPVIALSVLKAKSEGIKNYSVLTANKTMPEAIKALADDKELQIDGFLYPGHVSAIIGTDFFSYVAYNMEKAGVVAGFEPLDILYSIKVLVDNIANGSIVFENMYSRIVAREGNIKAQQKMYEVFEPVDVVWRGIGMIPRSGLGLVKDYEQFDAAKKFDIKSKDIPEPKGCLCGEVLKGKKRPGDCKLFKKRCTPETPVGSCMVSSEGTCAAYYKYGE; encoded by the coding sequence ATGAGAAACTATATAGATGATTTCAGGGACAGTGAGGTTATAAGCAGAATCGTACAAAGCCTGCAAGGTTACTCCGGGCCTAAGTTGAAAATAATGGAAGTGTGCGGAACCCATACAATGGCTATATCCAGATATGGACTCCGTTCACTTCTCCCCCGGCAAATAGAACTGGTTTCAGGGCCGGGATGCCCTGTCTGCGTAACACCAACGTCTTATATTGACAGTGCGACTGAGCTTGCAGATAGCAAGAATGTAATCATTACTACCTTTGGGGATATGATGAGAGTTCCTGGAAACAACAGTACGCTACTTCACAAAAAGGCTCAAGGCAGCAACGTCCAGATGGTGTATTCTCCACTTAATGCAGTTGAATTGGCGAGAAATAATCCAGACAAGGAGGTTGTTTTTTTATCGGTAGGTTTTGAAACAACAACACCTGTAATAGCACTCTCCGTACTAAAGGCAAAAAGCGAGGGTATAAAAAATTATTCAGTGCTTACTGCAAATAAGACTATGCCCGAGGCAATCAAGGCCTTGGCAGATGACAAGGAACTTCAAATTGACGGATTTCTGTATCCGGGACATGTTTCTGCTATAATTGGTACAGACTTTTTTTCCTATGTGGCGTATAATATGGAAAAGGCTGGTGTGGTGGCAGGCTTCGAACCATTGGATATACTGTATTCCATTAAGGTGCTAGTAGATAATATTGCAAACGGGAGCATTGTGTTTGAGAACATGTATTCTCGAATTGTAGCAAGGGAGGGAAACATCAAAGCACAGCAAAAAATGTACGAGGTTTTTGAACCTGTTGATGTAGTTTGGCGTGGAATAGGCATGATTCCCAGATCCGGTTTAGGGCTTGTAAAAGATTATGAACAGTTCGATGCTGCAAAAAAATTTGATATAAAATCTAAAGATATACCTGAGCCAAAAGGATGTCTGTGTGGAGAGGTTCTCAAAGGGAAAAAACGTCCTGGAGACTGCAAGCTTTTCAAAAAAAGATGTACTCCCGAAACTCCGGTAGGTTCATGTATGGTTTCTTCTGAAGGGACCTGTGCCGCGTACTACAAATATGGAGAATAA
- the infB gene encoding translation initiation factor IF-2: MEKARIYELAKELNTTSKRLMEKLAEIDISVKNHMSLLEPHELDALYKHIGVIRHDDKKNEVEEKKTVAESTNTTEKKKEVKKEVKKENKNAPRIIRTTEIIIDSSTEDSSGANNFPKNETKNVQKKNYKNNFVKVESSTSGLRPGFVRDVKPDLRNKQNAASSKNEVKKALPKETSAPKEEVLNSKIINEDIHKEEKTVADNKGNGSKVLKGSSNTESAQLNNKVAAVEKEEQKSINKPESAQISTQSENKPQQSNGAKQPEEAVVSVNKDSIGKSEQVTAQNDVPSVNKVHPQEKPVHRTDRPQGQYNNQRSDRPQGQYNNQRSDRPQGQYNNQRSDRPQGQYNNQRSDRPQGQYNNQRSDRPQGQYNNQRSDRPQGQYNNQRSDRPQGQYNNQRSDRPQGQYNNQRSDRPQGQYNNQRSDRPQGQYNNQRSDRPHGQYNNQRSDRPQGQYGNKRPDRPQGQHRQQNLDIPKPDASVAQEAFDSQRNEARREFQGRDFDKNVKREEKQKKEAPKSNTATKQRFRPQKIVIEKKGVSEILSEDYIFNEFYNDDGKKKKHRNKRNDKVQVKYIPPKAVLTSITIPESLTVKDLAESLKKTSTEIIKKLMAYGVMATLNNEVDFETATIIAEEYGVKTEKAIQVSEEDILFDDDEVQDESKLQPRPPVVVVMGHVDHGKTSLLDAIRSEHVIDSEAGGITQHIGAYTVKANDRAITFLDTPGHEAFTAMRARGAQVTDIAILVVAADDGVMPQTIEAINHAKAANVTIIVAINKIDKPSANPDKVKQELTEYGIVAEEWGGDAIMVPVSAKKRENIDQLLEMVLLAADMLELKADPERQAKGTVIEAKLDKERGPVATVLVQRGTLKTGDSLIAGSTFGRIKAMTSDKGHAIKAAGPSIPVEILGMDEVPEAGEVFYAVTEDKVAKHLVEKRKFKQKEQQFKATSKVTLEDLFTQIKEGKVKDLNIIIKADVQGSVEAVKQSLEKLSNDEVRVKTIHGAVGAITESDVTLAQVSNAIIIGFNVRPGANVTEAAKNAEVDMRLYSVIYKAIEDVQAAMNGMLEPTYKEVILGHIEIRQIFKVSGVGTIGGAYVTDGKVQRNSEVRVVREGIVIHEGKLASLKRFKDDVKEVAQGFECGVSIERFNDIKEGDVIEAFVMEEVKR; this comes from the coding sequence AGGATTCATCGGGAGCGAACAATTTTCCGAAGAATGAAACAAAAAATGTCCAAAAGAAAAACTATAAAAATAATTTTGTCAAAGTAGAGTCAAGTACTTCGGGTTTAAGACCTGGTTTTGTTCGGGATGTTAAACCGGATTTAAGAAATAAACAGAATGCAGCAAGCAGTAAGAATGAAGTAAAAAAGGCACTGCCGAAGGAAACGTCTGCACCTAAAGAAGAAGTTTTAAATTCCAAAATAATAAATGAGGACATTCATAAAGAGGAAAAAACTGTGGCGGATAACAAGGGAAATGGATCTAAAGTTTTAAAGGGTAGCTCAAATACGGAATCAGCACAATTAAACAATAAAGTTGCTGCTGTTGAAAAAGAAGAGCAGAAGAGTATTAATAAACCTGAAAGTGCTCAAATATCTACGCAATCAGAAAATAAGCCACAGCAGAGCAATGGGGCAAAACAGCCTGAAGAGGCGGTTGTATCAGTTAACAAGGATTCTATTGGTAAATCTGAACAGGTAACTGCTCAAAACGACGTTCCATCTGTTAACAAGGTTCACCCACAGGAGAAGCCTGTTCATAGAACAGACAGACCACAGGGACAATACAACAACCAGAGGTCAGACAGACCACAAGGACAATATAACAACCAGAGGTCAGACAGACCACAGGGACAGTACAACAACCAGAGATCAGACAGACCACAAGGTCAGTACAACAATCAGAGGTCAGATAGACCACAGGGTCAGTATAATAACCAGAGGTCAGACAGACCGCAGGGGCAGTACAACAACCAGAGGTCAGACAGACCGCAGGGTCAGTACAATAACCAGAGGTCAGACAGACCGCAAGGTCAGTACAACAACCAGAGGTCAGACAGACCACAGGGACAGTACAACAACCAGAGGTCAGACAGACCACAGGGACAGTACAACAACCAGAGGTCAGACAGACCACAGGGACAATACAACAACCAGAGATCAGACAGACCACATGGTCAGTATAATAACCAGAGGTCAGACAGACCGCAGGGGCAATATGGAAATAAAAGACCTGACAGACCGCAGGGACAGCACAGACAGCAAAATCTGGATATACCAAAGCCGGATGCTTCTGTAGCACAGGAAGCTTTTGATTCACAAAGAAATGAAGCAAGAAGAGAGTTCCAGGGTAGAGATTTCGATAAAAACGTAAAGAGAGAAGAAAAACAAAAGAAAGAAGCACCAAAGAGCAATACAGCTACAAAGCAGAGGTTTAGGCCTCAGAAGATAGTTATTGAGAAGAAAGGTGTTTCTGAAATTCTCTCAGAAGATTATATTTTTAACGAATTTTATAACGATGATGGTAAAAAGAAGAAGCATAGAAATAAAAGAAATGATAAGGTGCAGGTTAAGTACATTCCTCCAAAGGCAGTACTTACTTCCATAACCATCCCGGAATCACTCACAGTAAAGGATCTGGCTGAGTCTCTTAAAAAGACTTCGACAGAAATTATCAAGAAGTTGATGGCTTATGGTGTAATGGCAACTCTCAATAATGAGGTTGATTTTGAAACAGCTACAATAATTGCTGAAGAATATGGAGTAAAGACGGAGAAGGCTATTCAAGTTAGCGAAGAGGATATTCTCTTTGATGATGATGAAGTTCAAGATGAGTCAAAACTCCAGCCAAGACCGCCGGTTGTTGTTGTAATGGGACACGTTGACCATGGTAAGACTTCATTGCTTGATGCGATCAGAAGTGAACACGTAATAGATAGCGAAGCCGGTGGAATTACACAGCATATCGGTGCATATACAGTTAAGGCCAATGACAGGGCTATTACTTTCCTTGATACACCGGGCCATGAAGCGTTTACTGCAATGCGTGCCAGAGGAGCACAGGTGACAGATATTGCAATACTTGTTGTAGCTGCTGACGATGGAGTAATGCCACAGACCATCGAAGCAATTAACCATGCAAAGGCTGCTAATGTAACAATTATTGTTGCAATAAACAAAATAGATAAGCCAAGTGCAAATCCTGACAAGGTTAAGCAGGAGCTGACCGAATACGGAATTGTTGCAGAAGAATGGGGCGGAGATGCAATAATGGTTCCAGTTTCCGCAAAAAAGAGAGAGAATATAGATCAATTACTGGAAATGGTACTTCTGGCTGCGGATATGCTTGAATTAAAGGCAGACCCTGAAAGACAGGCAAAAGGTACAGTTATCGAAGCCAAGCTTGATAAGGAAAGAGGACCTGTTGCTACTGTTCTTGTCCAGAGAGGTACATTGAAAACCGGAGATTCACTAATTGCAGGTTCAACATTTGGTAGAATCAAAGCAATGACAAGTGATAAAGGTCACGCGATCAAAGCAGCCGGTCCTTCAATACCAGTTGAAATTCTGGGTATGGATGAGGTTCCGGAAGCTGGAGAAGTTTTTTATGCAGTAACTGAAGATAAGGTAGCGAAGCACCTTGTTGAAAAGCGTAAGTTCAAACAGAAAGAACAGCAGTTTAAGGCGACCTCAAAGGTTACTCTTGAAGATCTGTTTACTCAGATAAAAGAAGGTAAAGTAAAAGATTTAAATATTATAATAAAAGCTGATGTTCAGGGTTCAGTTGAAGCAGTAAAGCAGTCTCTTGAAAAGTTAAGCAATGACGAGGTAAGAGTCAAGACTATACATGGTGCTGTAGGTGCTATTACCGAGTCAGATGTAACTTTGGCTCAGGTTTCAAATGCCATTATTATAGGCTTTAATGTAAGACCTGGTGCAAACGTTACTGAAGCTGCTAAGAATGCAGAAGTTGATATGAGATTGTACAGCGTTATTTACAAGGCTATAGAAGATGTTCAGGCTGCTATGAATGGTATGCTTGAGCCAACCTATAAGGAAGTGATACTCGGACACATTGAAATCAGGCAAATATTCAAGGTTTCAGGTGTGGGAACCATCGGTGGTGCTTATGTAACTGACGGTAAGGTACAGAGAAATTCCGAGGTTAGGGTTGTCAGAGAAGGTATTGTTATTCACGAAGGTAAGCTTGCTTCTCTCAAGAGGTTCAAGGACGATGTCAAGGAAGTTGCTCAAGGTTTTGAATGTGGTGTATCGATAGAGCGTTTCAATGACATTAAGGAAGGCGATGTAATCGAAGCCTTCGTTATGGAGGAAGTTAAAAGATAA
- the truB gene encoding tRNA pseudouridine(55) synthase TruB: MNGILNVLKPAGMTSFDVIGYMRKLTGQKKIGHAGTLDPSAVGVLPLCIGNATKALEFMINKDKVYRAELTLGISTDTQDSSGTVLSFHSVDVTENDIKKSIISFMGTIEQLPPMYSAIKIGGKKLYELARQGQTIERESRTIQIYNIDIIRIWDDSEVFESEGIPQEFAIKKVLLDIHCSKGTYIRTLCHDIGEKLGCGGHMSFLVRTRAGQYDLDNSLTIEEVAQLSETKSLEVHLLPVEKVFEEYDRIELNKEELFKYNNGVWLEVEKNKYKNTFYRVYNNNSFLGLGEVFEKGNTLYLKSKKFFK, translated from the coding sequence ATGAACGGTATTTTAAATGTTTTAAAGCCGGCCGGAATGACATCTTTTGATGTGATTGGGTATATGAGAAAACTAACCGGTCAAAAAAAGATAGGGCATGCGGGTACACTAGATCCATCGGCTGTCGGAGTTTTACCTTTATGCATTGGTAATGCCACAAAGGCTTTAGAGTTTATGATAAATAAGGATAAGGTTTACCGTGCGGAACTGACACTTGGGATTTCAACCGATACCCAGGACTCTTCTGGTACGGTTTTGTCTTTTCATTCAGTCGACGTAACTGAAAATGATATTAAAAAATCAATAATTAGTTTTATGGGTACTATAGAACAGCTTCCTCCAATGTATTCTGCAATAAAAATTGGCGGTAAGAAACTCTACGAATTAGCAAGACAGGGACAGACGATAGAACGGGAATCAAGAACTATTCAAATTTACAACATAGACATTATCAGAATTTGGGATGATAGTGAAGTATTTGAATCAGAAGGAATACCACAAGAATTTGCCATAAAAAAAGTCCTTTTGGATATTCATTGTTCAAAGGGAACATATATAAGGACATTATGCCATGATATTGGAGAAAAGCTTGGCTGCGGTGGCCATATGTCATTTCTTGTAAGAACAAGGGCAGGACAGTACGACCTTGATAATTCTTTGACAATTGAAGAAGTCGCCCAATTGTCAGAAACTAAATCTCTTGAAGTTCATTTATTGCCAGTTGAAAAGGTATTTGAAGAGTATGATAGAATAGAATTGAACAAGGAAGAACTTTTCAAGTATAATAACGGAGTATGGCTCGAAGTAGAAAAAAACAAATATAAGAATACCTTTTACAGGGTATATAATAATAATAGTTTTCTTGGGCTAGGAGAAGTTTTTGAAAAGGGAAATACTCTATATTTAAAATCAAAAAAGTTTTTTAAATGA
- a CDS encoding HypC/HybG/HupF family hydrogenase formation chaperone, with product MCLGLPAKVVSIDGNSSNVEMMGVTNKVSIDLLESVKVGDYVLVHAGCAIQVLDEEEALKTIDIFNEIKELGIK from the coding sequence ATGTGTTTAGGATTACCTGCAAAGGTTGTAAGTATTGATGGAAACAGCAGTAATGTTGAAATGATGGGAGTAACGAACAAGGTTTCGATAGATCTTTTGGAAAGTGTCAAGGTTGGTGACTATGTTCTTGTACACGCAGGATGTGCCATACAGGTTCTTGATGAGGAAGAGGCACTTAAAACTATAGATATATTCAATGAAATAAAGGAGCTTGGCATTAAATGA